A region from the Bactrocera dorsalis isolate Fly_Bdor chromosome 1, ASM2337382v1, whole genome shotgun sequence genome encodes:
- the LOC125775835 gene encoding kelch-like protein 4 codes for MATSFTQRPALQSNSREQNRFMEKLMAKILSFYDEQSLIDVTFKVLNPTAVVPAHRLILAATSSYFENLFKGEQGNNPVIEINDIDSDTFERLITFCYTGEAPITVNNVDAMLKAALILQLDDVTSSCVDFLITNINDYTLQAAYTLERETQCERLKEKLIEYEIKNFMEISRGVEFLSFDVEKLQRILESDNLNITREEDAYDALKRWFNYDEPARQESLPHLIACLRLTQFDADFLLTHIQPLSGCELLAFKAISWIREPAARTKINIRFTEPRDTCEKTFLALGSTETYHNLLQYDKAEDKWQEYASLEIDYTYYCMVLEDDNLIFFGGRKSGATSNIVRSLNIRNKTWQNLPAMNQARCGHCVVELDGKIYAIGGLEGEEVLSSVERYTPSGGWESMSSLTVGRYRAGAVTLNNKIYVLGGKNNNGDLKLVKCYNPDSNIWTSCADMTECRDFPFVKVHNGHIYVLDTYSASGSQSVERYDPERKTWSKICCLNAEWARIAGMSLDNKLWFIGRPKSDDRSSVSIYDEDNDRWAEKCSFSNVNGYFRCIVPVAYCRQNE; via the exons ATGGCCACGAGTTTTACGCAAAGACCTGCTCTTCAGAGCAATTCCCGTGAACAGAACCGTTTCATGGAgaaattaatggcaaaaataCTTAGCTTCTACGACGAACAGTCTCTCATCGATGTGACATTTAAAGTATTAAACCCAACGGCTGT TGTACCCGCACATCGTTTGATACTCGCAGCAACGAGTTCCTATTTCGAGAACCTTTTCAAAGGCGAGCAAGGCAATAATCCCGTCATCGAGATAAATGATATCGATAGCGATACTTTTGAGCGTCTAATAACCTTTTGCTACACCGGAGAGGCCCCCATTACCGTTAACAATGTCGATGCCATGCTGAAGGCGGCACTCATTTTGCAATTAGACGATGTCACAAGCAGTTGTGTGGATTTCCTCATAACAAATATCAATGACTATACATTGCAGGCTGCTTACACGCTCGAGCGAGAAACGCAGTGTGAACGGCTTAAAGAAAAACTCATCGAATATGAAATAAAGAACTTCATGGAG ATCAGTCGAGGCGTTGAGTTTCTGAGTTTTGATGTAGAAAAATTGCAACGTATTCTGGAATctgacaatttgaatataactCGTGAAGAAGATGCCTACGATGCGTTAAAACGGTGGTTCAATTACGATGAACCTGCACGTCAAGAGTCACTGCCACATTTAATAGCTTGTCTCCGGCTTACCCAATTCGATGCGGACTTTCTGTTGACACACATACAGCCGTTATCTGGTTGTGAACTGCTGGCCTTCAAGGCGATTTCGTGGATCAGAGAGCCTGCAGCACGAACAAAGATAAATATTCGATTTACAGAACCACGTGACACGTGTGAGAAAACATTCCTGGCGCTTGGCTCAACAGAG ACATATCACAATCTGCTGCAATATGACAAAGCTGAGGATAAGTGGCAAGAATATGCGAGTTTAGAAATCGATTATACATATTATTGTAtggttttagaggatgataatttaatattttttggcgGTCGTAAAAGTGGTGCCACATCCAACATCGTCCGCAGCTTGAATATACGAAATAAGACATGGCAAAATTTGCCCGCCATGAACCAAGCAAGATGCGGACATTGTGTTGTCGAATTAGATGGTAAAATCTACGCGATTGGTGGTTTAGAAGGTGAAGAGGTTTTGTCGTCGGTGGaaag ATATACGCCATCGGGTGGTTGGGAGTCCATGAGCAGTTTGACTGTTGGAAGATATAGAGCCGGAGCAGTgactttaaataataaaatttacgtGTTGGgcggtaaaaataataatggagATTTAAAACTCGTCAAATGCTACAACCCGGATTCGAATATTTGGACTTCTTGCGCGGATATGACAGAATGTCGTGACTTTCCTTTT GTAAAAGTACATAATGGGCACATATATGTTTTAGACACGTATTCTGCTTCCGGTAGCCAAAGTGTTGAACGTTATGATCCTGAGCGAAAGACCTGGTCTAAG ATTTGTTGTTTGAATGCTGAATGGGCTCGTATTGCAGGCATGTCGTTAGACAATAAGCTATGGTTTATTGGCCGCCCTAAATCTGACGACAGGTCAAGTGTGTCAATCTATGACGAGGATAATGACCGTTGGGCAGAAAAGTGTTCATTTTCCAATGTAAATGGATATTTCCGTTGTATTGTGCCTGTAGCCTACTGTCgtcaaaatgaataa